One genomic window of Oligoflexia bacterium includes the following:
- a CDS encoding ATP-binding protein translates to MNQRRSVVAFVVRWKYFYPLLRLLGAVGIALVLLRFHFHYLEGALYDARVRFSPSPSITGQVVTIAIDPKTVSTFQGEPDTKDNISLLEQLKTESPQAIVYMADPTQWVGSMPEKTKFALTAAQILNFFFTTEQIAPVGKYTQQRLAKPFDNLSLSPAPITRDNITFAGDKVTRRVLLAFEGQLVLQPILANLHNQIVHPAAYRGSFESEGSIFNYIRYRPTGTYKALSFVDVKDGRFPKGYFNNKIVLIGRDTQLDTDDYILTPHSRYPLAMSRLEAQANIIDTLIENNGVARAPTTVDIILSILVAYLTVLIVWGASPIAGIALLFLQAFVFCIFAYSLFAVFGLWIDMIHPLMAIFVSYYFFIPYRLIKENKKSWEYYQKNRLLTQVEELKTNFLSMMSHDLKTPIARIQGMAEMALNDKKNLSQEQNQALKTIMRSSEELGNFIGSILDLSRIESKEVKLQKTSRDINSVVKETIKKYDFNARQKNITLKTELEPLFSLKVDVDLIRQVFSNLIENAIKYSPENSIIKISSKEENGQILVRVTDEGPGIDQDDVDNIFLKFYRSKAAKASPIKGSGLGLYLAKYFIELHNGTINVESQPMKGSTFTVQLPLV, encoded by the coding sequence ATGAATCAAAGGCGATCGGTAGTGGCATTCGTAGTTCGTTGGAAGTATTTCTACCCCCTCTTAAGACTCTTGGGAGCCGTGGGCATCGCTTTAGTTTTGCTCCGCTTTCACTTTCATTATTTAGAAGGAGCACTTTACGATGCTCGCGTTAGATTTAGCCCCTCACCTTCTATCACCGGACAAGTCGTAACAATCGCAATTGATCCAAAAACCGTTTCAACATTTCAAGGTGAACCAGATACCAAAGACAACATCAGTTTACTTGAACAATTAAAAACAGAAAGCCCACAAGCAATCGTTTACATGGCCGACCCCACTCAATGGGTTGGGAGTATGCCCGAAAAAACAAAGTTCGCACTTACAGCCGCACAAATTCTCAATTTCTTTTTCACCACAGAACAAATTGCACCCGTTGGAAAATACACACAACAAAGACTGGCAAAGCCTTTTGACAATCTCTCGCTCTCGCCCGCACCAATTACTCGCGATAATATTACGTTTGCGGGAGATAAAGTCACCAGACGTGTACTCTTAGCTTTTGAAGGCCAATTGGTTTTACAGCCTATTTTAGCTAACCTTCATAATCAGATTGTTCACCCCGCAGCTTATCGCGGGAGTTTTGAATCAGAAGGAAGTATTTTTAATTATATCCGCTATCGCCCCACTGGAACATACAAAGCACTGAGCTTTGTCGATGTGAAAGATGGAAGATTTCCGAAGGGCTATTTTAATAATAAAATTGTACTCATCGGTCGCGACACACAACTTGATACTGACGATTACATTCTCACACCGCACTCCCGATACCCGCTTGCGATGTCACGGCTTGAAGCACAAGCAAATATTATTGATACACTAATCGAAAATAATGGTGTTGCCCGCGCACCAACTACGGTTGATATCATTTTGTCAATTCTTGTGGCTTATTTGACGGTGCTTATTGTTTGGGGAGCTAGCCCCATTGCTGGAATTGCGCTCTTGTTTTTACAAGCTTTTGTATTTTGCATATTTGCATACTCACTCTTTGCTGTCTTTGGATTATGGATCGACATGATTCATCCGTTGATGGCGATTTTTGTTTCTTACTATTTCTTTATTCCCTATCGACTTATCAAAGAAAATAAAAAGAGCTGGGAGTATTATCAAAAAAATAGACTTCTCACCCAAGTTGAAGAACTCAAAACTAATTTTCTCTCTATGATGAGTCATGATTTAAAAACTCCCATTGCGCGCATTCAAGGAATGGCCGAAATGGCTCTCAACGATAAGAAAAATCTTTCTCAAGAACAGAATCAAGCGCTAAAGACCATCATGCGCTCAAGTGAAGAGCTCGGCAATTTCATTGGCAGCATTTTAGATTTAAGCCGCATTGAAAGCAAAGAAGTGAAACTTCAAAAAACAAGTCGTGACATTAACTCAGTGGTAAAAGAGACCATTAAAAAATATGACTTCAATGCTCGCCAAAAAAACATCACTCTAAAAACTGAATTAGAACCACTTTTTAGCCTCAAAGTTGACGTAGATCTTATTCGTCAGGTTTTTAGTAATCTTATAGAAAACGCCATTAAGTATAGCCCTGAGAATTCTATTATTAAGATTTCATCAAAAGAAGAGAACGGCCAAATCTTAGTGCGTGTAACTGATGAAGGCCCCGGTATTGACCAAGATGATGTGGACAATATCTTTCTTAAATTTTATAGAAGTAAGGCCGCAAAAGCGTCTCCTATTAAGGGGTCGGGTTTGGGACTTTACTTAGCAAAGTATTTTATCGAACTTCATAACGGAACAATAAACGTGGAATCTCAACCAATGAAGGGATCCACATTTACAGTGCAATTGCCGCTGGTATAA